The region GCCGACACATGGAGCGTTCTCGGCCAGTCCTTCGGCGGCTTCACCGCCCTCGCCTACCTGTCGACGGATGCCGCCGCCCTCGACGACGTGTACATCACCGGCGGGCTCAGCGCCATCGGCCGCCACCCCGACGAGGTGTACACGCTCACCTACGACAAGATGCGCGCCGCCTCGGAGCGGTACTACCGGCGGTTCCCGCACCACCGCGACGCCGTCCGCCGCCTCGCCGACCTGGCGTCGACGGGGTCGCTCGTGCTCCCGGGCGGCGAGGTGGCCTCGGCGTCACGGGTGCGTTCGATCGGGTCGCTCCTCGGCTCGAACGACGGCTGGCAGACGCTGTGGGCGCTGCTCGAACTCGACCCGTCGACGAACGCCTTCGCCCACGACCTCGCTGCGGCCATGCCGTACGACGCGCGCAACCCGCTGTATGCCGTGATCCACGAGTCGAGCTATGCCGACGGGCACGCGACCCGGTGGTCCGCCGAGCGGGTCGAGCCGGCCGACTTCCGAGACGACCCGACCCTCCTCACCGGCGAGCACGTGCGCCGCGAGTGGTTCGACACCGTCCCGGTGCTCGAGCCCTGGCGCGACGTCGCACTCGCCGTCGCCGACCACGAGTGGCCGTCGGTCTACGACGCGGCCGCGGTCGCGGCATCCGACGCCCACGGGGCTGCCGCGGTGTACGTCAACGACGTGTACGTGCCCCTGGAGTTCTCACTCGAGACGGCAGCGCTGCTGCCCGGCGTGACACCGTGGATCACCAGCGAGCACGAGCACAACGGCCTGCGCGCCGGCGGCGTGCTGCCGCGCCTCATCGACCTCGCCCACGGCCGCCGCGTGCGCTGACCGATCTCGGAGGACTGACATGACCCACGGCATCCGCGTCGTCTACTGCACGCAATGCGCCTGGATGCTGCGTGCGGCATGGGTCGCGCAGGAGATGCTGACGACCTTCCAGGAGGAGCTCATGGGCGGCGGCGCCACCCTCGAACCCGGCACCGGGGGCGTCTTCGAGGTGTACGCCGACGACGTGCTCGTCTGGTCGCGCAAGACGGACGGCGGGTTCCCCGACATCGTCGCCCTCAAGCGGCGCGTGCGCGACGTGATCGCGCCTGGCCGCACCCTCGGCCATGCCGACCGGGCCGCCGACCGGGCCGCCGACCGCTGAGGGCGTCCCATCTCCGGTGCCCGCTCAGCGGCCGGCGACCCAGGCCGTCAGCTCACCGCCTGCCGCACCAGCGCAGTGAACTTCTCCTCGATCGCCGGGGTCCAATCAAGCACCGCGAAGCTCGTCGGCCACACGTCGCCGTCGTCGAGGTTCGCCGTCTCGTCGAAGTTGATCGTCGCGTAGCGCGTCTTGAACTTGCTCGCGGGCTGGAGGAAGATCACGACCTTGCCTGCGGCGTTCGCATACGCCGGGAAGCCGTAGAAGGTCTTCGGCACGAGGTCGGGTGCGACCTCCGACACCAGCTTGTGCAGCGCGTCACCGAGCTTGCGGTCGGTGCCGTCGAGCTTGCCGATCGCGTCGAGCACCGCCTTCGTGCCCGCCTCACGGTTCTTGCCTGCTTTCGCCTGGGCCCGCAGCTCCTTGGCGCGGTCCTTGACGGCGTCGCGCTCCTCCTGGCTCAGCCCGTCGGCAGAGGTCTTGCCGGCCATGTCGGCCCCCTTCGTTCTTGTTCTTTCCGTGGTCTCCGGGCGGCTTCTCGCGCCCTGACGGTCACGCTACGCGGTGCCATCCGTCGACGCTTCTCCAAATCTGACCGATGCGCCACGCTCCCGAACGACGCAGGGAACAATGGACGGATCGATGGGCCGCGCGGCCCGGATGCACGATGATGAGCACCATGAGCGACACCTCCGCCCTGCCCGACCGCATGCACGCGATCACCGATGAGACGCGCACGACCGTCGACGACGTGCTGCAGTACGCGCGCCGGCGCGCCCTCTACGAGGACATCCCCCTCGACAAGCCGATGCGTCCGAGCGACCTCGCTCGCCTGGCATCCGGATCGATCACCGCCGCCGGCATCGGCGACCGCCGCGCGATCGCGCTGTTCGAGAACGTGCTCGCCCCCGCCTGCATCTCCACTGACCACCCCGGGTATCTCGCGTTCATCCCGTCGGCTCCGACGAAGGCGTCGCTCGCGTTCGACGTCGTGGTCTCGGCTTCGGCCATCTACGGCGGCTCGTGGATAGAGGGCGCGGGCGCCGTCTACGCCGAGAACGAGGTGCTGGCGTGGCTCGCGGGAGAGTTCGGGATGCCCGACACCGCGGGCGGCGTGTTCGTGCAGGGCGGCACGATCGGCAACCTCTCGGCGCTCGTGACGGCGAGGGATGCCGCGCGGCGGCGCAACCGCGAGGCGGGGGTCGCCGACCCGGCGCGCTGGGTCGTGGTGTGCAGCGCCGAGGCGCACTCGTCGATCGCGTCGGCAGCCGCCGTGATGGACATCGAGATCGTCGCGGCCGCGGTCGACGGCGACGGACGGATGCACGGCGACGCGGTGGCCGCAGCGCTCGACGCCCACGGCGGCGCGGTGTTCGCGGTGGTCGCGACGGGCGGCACCACGAACTTCGGCATCGTCGACGACATCGCCTCGATCGCGGCGGTGACCGCCGCCCGCGACGTGTGGCTGCACGTCGACGGCGCGTACGGCCTCGCCGCCATGCTCGTGCCCGAGATGCGCGATGCCTTCGCCGGCGTCGCGTCGGCCGACTCGGTGATCGTCGACCCGCACAAGTGGCTTTTCGCGCCGTTCGACGCGTGCGCCCTCATCTACCGCGACCCCGCCCTCGCGCTCGCCGCCCACACGCAGAAGGCCGAGTACCTCGACACCCTCACCGGCAAGCCGGACTGGAACCCGTCCGATCTCGCCGTGCAGCTCACCCGCCGGGCCCGCGGTCTGCCGCTGTGGTTCTCGCTCGCGACCCACGGCACGGATGCGTACCGCGCGGGCATCCGTCATGGGATCGACCTCGCCCGGCGCATCGCCGACGACATCGCCGCGCGCCCCGAGCTCTCGCTCGTGCGCGAGCCGCAGCTGTCGGTCGTGGTGTTCCGGCGCGAGGGGTGGACGCTCGCCGACTACGAGGCGTGGTCGGACCGCCTGCTCGACGAGCAGCGTGCGTTCGTGGTGCCGAGCTCGCACGCTGGGGAGCCGGTGCTGCGCTTCGCGATCATCAGTCCGCTCACCACGTACGAGCTGCTCGTCGACATCCTCGACTCGCTCGACTGACGCGCCCTGCTGCGTCGCGCCGGCCCCGCGTCGGGCGGCCCACGGCCGTCGCAGGCGCCGTCCAGGCGGCCCCGGATAAAATGCTCTGTGACCTCCGCGACCCCAGACCCTGACGCACCCGCGTCGATCGACCCCGCGGAACTCGCGATCGCCCTCCGCGTGATCGAGGCGACAGCCGCTCTCGACAAGGACGACCCGGCCTACGTCGCCCTGCGCCACGCCACCGGCAAGATGTACAAAGACGTCAAGCGGCAGTCCCGCCGCGACAAGCGCGACCGCATCGCCGCCGCAGACAAGGCGGTCGTGGCGGCCACGGCCACCGGCGCCCCCGACCGCATCGACGACGAGACGCGCGGCATCCCGCTCGCCACGCGCACCCAGGCGCCGACCGCCGGTGAGCTCATCAAGCCGCGCGCCTGCTACATCTGCAAGCAGCCGTACACGCTCGTCGACGCGTTCTACCACCAGCTGTGCCCCGAGTGCGCGGCGATGAGCCACGAGAAGCGCGACGCCCGCACCGACCTCACCGGGCGCCGTGCGCTCCTCACCGGGGGCCGCGCCAAGATCGGCATGTACATCGCGCTGCGGCTGCTGCGCGACGGCGCGCACACCACGATCACCACCCGGTTCCCGCGCGACGCGGTGCGGCGCTTCACCGCGCTCCCCGACTCGGGCGAGTGGATGCACCGGCTGAAGATCGTCGGCATCGACCTGCGCGACCCCGCCCAGGTTCTCGCGCTCGCCGATGCGGTGGCCGCCGACGGCCCGCTCGACATCCTCATCAACAACGCCGCGCAGACCGTGCGGCGATCGACCGGCGCGTACAAGCCGCTCGTCGACGCCGAGCTCGCGCCCTTGCCGTCGGGACCCCTGCCCGAGCTGCTCACCTTCGGGCACACCAACGACGCCCACCCGCTCGCGCTCGCGCAGTCGGTGTCGAGCCACCCGATCCTCGCATCGGCCGCGCGCACCGCCGAGGAGCTCACCGCCGAGGCGATGGCCGCCGGGTCGTCGTCGCTCGAGCGCCTCGCCGCCGGCACCGCGATCGACGCCGGTGGGCTCGTGCCCGACGAGAATCACGTCAACAGCTGGACTCAGCACGTCGACCACGTCGAGCCGCTCGAGATGCTCGAAGTGCAGCTCGCGAACATGACGGCGCCGTTCCTGCTCGTCTCGCGGCTGCGGCCGTCGATGGCCGCCTCGCCCGCCCGGCGCACCTACGTCGTGAACGTCTCGGCGATGGAGGGCGTGTTCGGCCGCGGCTACAAGGGCCCCGGGCATCCGCACACGAACATGGCCAAGGCCGCGCTCAACATGCTCACGCGCACCAGCGCCCGCGAGATGTTCGAGAAGGACGGCATCCTGATGACGGCCGTCGACACCGGCTGGATCACCGACGAGCGCCCCCACTTCACCAAGGTGCGCCTCGCCGAGGAGGGCTTCCACGCCCCGCTCGACCTCGTCGACGGAGCCGCGCGCGTCTACGACCCCATCGTGCGCGGCGAGGCCGGCGAAGACCTCTTCGGCATCTTCCTCAAGGACTACCGGAAGAGCTCCTGGTGACGATCGCCGTCGGTCGCCGCGTGGTCGTGCGCTACCTGCTGCCGACGGGCCATGCGACGGATGCTCTCGGCACGCTGCTCGCCGCAGACTCCGAGACCCTGGTGGTCGACGGCAAGCGCGGTGTCGAGACGATCGCCGTGGCCGACGTCATCGCCGCGAAAGAGGTGCCCCCGCCGCCCGCTCCGCGCCCGCGGTAGCGCGTTTCGCCTCGCTTCGCTCGCTCAACGGCCGCGGTAGCGCGTTTCGTCTCGCTTCGCTCGCTCAACGGCCGGTCAATCGAGGAGCGCGGCGACGAGACGAAACGCGCTCAGGCGTCGGGGAGGAAGTACGTCGCGGCGAGCGGAGCGACCTCGAGCGAGGCGGCATCCGCCCGCGACACCCAGCGCAGCTCCTCGATCTCGGCGGCGATCTCGGGAACCTGCGCGCCGATGTCGGCCGCGAACACGTCGGCCACCACGACGAAGCCCGGCTCGTTCGCGGCGTGCGCCTCGTACCGCCCGAGCGGTTCGAGCGCGGCGGGATCGAGACGGATGCCGATCTCCTCGTCGAGCTCGCGGCTCAGGGTCTCGGCCGGGCTCTCCCCTACCTCGGGCTTGCCGCCGGGCTGCATGAATGCGGTGGTGCCCGCCTTGCGCACCAGCAGCAGCCGGCCGACGGCGTCGGTGATGACGGCTGCCGAGACATGGATCTCGCGCCGGGTCGCGGCATCCGTGGTCGTGGCGTCGCCTGATCCAGAAGTCACGGTCGCACGGTAGCACTGCGGCCCGGGAGCCGGGCGGCAGCCGCGCGCGGGGCACGAACTAGACTGGAGGCAGTCCGCTCCGCTTTGCAGGGAGCCTCCGCGTTCAGCAGGAATCCCATTGTGACCTCAGCTTCTTCCACCCGCACGTTCGACGTGCGCCACGTGCAGCTTCTTCGCGCCCTGTTCGCCGCGCTCGCCGCGGTGATGATCACGTTCTCGCCCGACCACTCCGCGGTCGTCGGCATGTCGGTGTTCAGCGGCTTCGCGATCGCGACCGCGCTGGTGCTGCTCGCCTCGGTGTGGCTGGTCTACCCCGCCGGTCGCCGCTGGCCCGCCGCGGCGCTCGGTCTCGTGACCCTGGTCGCCGGGATGATCGGCGGTCTCACGCCGCTGCGCACCGTCATCGGATTCTTCGTCGTGGTGGTCGTGTGGGCGTTCGTGAGCGGAATCATCGAGCTCGTCGCCGGCTGGCGCCAGCTGCGCGAGGGCGCCACGCGCCGTCAGATCGCCCCCGGGGTCGAAGACGCCCGCCCGCTCGCGCCGGCGGTGCCGCGGTCGGAGAGCCGCGACGCGGTCGTGGTCGGCGCGATCACGGTGATCCTCGGCATCGCGCTGCTGTTCGTGCGGCCCGACTTCGCCCTCGACTACACGATCG is a window of Microbacterium terrae DNA encoding:
- a CDS encoding SelT/SelW/SelH family protein; this encodes MTHGIRVVYCTQCAWMLRAAWVAQEMLTTFQEELMGGGATLEPGTGGVFEVYADDVLVWSRKTDGGFPDIVALKRRVRDVIAPGRTLGHADRAADRAADR
- a CDS encoding putative acetyltransferase, whose protein sequence is MTIAVGRRVVVRYLLPTGHATDALGTLLAADSETLVVDGKRGVETIAVADVIAAKEVPPPPAPRPR
- a CDS encoding alpha/beta fold hydrolase — its product is MSVTTRRMQDLTVDDHTLTVPLVWGDAADTRTIDVHASVVTREGGETLPYLVFLQGGPGHEAPRPFHSPVSPSWLDDALAHHRVVLLDQRGTGRSTPVGDADLARPDLAEYLTHLRADAIVRDCEALRAHLGADTWSVLGQSFGGFTALAYLSTDAAALDDVYITGGLSAIGRHPDEVYTLTYDKMRAASERYYRRFPHHRDAVRRLADLASTGSLVLPGGEVASASRVRSIGSLLGSNDGWQTLWALLELDPSTNAFAHDLAAAMPYDARNPLYAVIHESSYADGHATRWSAERVEPADFRDDPTLLTGEHVRREWFDTVPVLEPWRDVALAVADHEWPSVYDAAAVAASDAHGAAAVYVNDVYVPLEFSLETAALLPGVTPWITSEHEHNGLRAGGVLPRLIDLAHGRRVR
- a CDS encoding NUDIX hydrolase is translated as MTSGSGDATTTDAATRREIHVSAAVITDAVGRLLLVRKAGTTAFMQPGGKPEVGESPAETLSRELDEEIGIRLDPAALEPLGRYEAHAANEPGFVVVADVFAADIGAQVPEIAAEIEELRWVSRADAASLEVAPLAATYFLPDA
- a CDS encoding pyridoxal phosphate-dependent decarboxylase family protein translates to MSDTSALPDRMHAITDETRTTVDDVLQYARRRALYEDIPLDKPMRPSDLARLASGSITAAGIGDRRAIALFENVLAPACISTDHPGYLAFIPSAPTKASLAFDVVVSASAIYGGSWIEGAGAVYAENEVLAWLAGEFGMPDTAGGVFVQGGTIGNLSALVTARDAARRRNREAGVADPARWVVVCSAEAHSSIASAAAVMDIEIVAAAVDGDGRMHGDAVAAALDAHGGAVFAVVATGGTTNFGIVDDIASIAAVTAARDVWLHVDGAYGLAAMLVPEMRDAFAGVASADSVIVDPHKWLFAPFDACALIYRDPALALAAHTQKAEYLDTLTGKPDWNPSDLAVQLTRRARGLPLWFSLATHGTDAYRAGIRHGIDLARRIADDIAARPELSLVREPQLSVVVFRREGWTLADYEAWSDRLLDEQRAFVVPSSHAGEPVLRFAIISPLTTYELLVDILDSLD
- a CDS encoding SDR family NAD(P)-dependent oxidoreductase; this encodes MTSATPDPDAPASIDPAELAIALRVIEATAALDKDDPAYVALRHATGKMYKDVKRQSRRDKRDRIAAADKAVVAATATGAPDRIDDETRGIPLATRTQAPTAGELIKPRACYICKQPYTLVDAFYHQLCPECAAMSHEKRDARTDLTGRRALLTGGRAKIGMYIALRLLRDGAHTTITTRFPRDAVRRFTALPDSGEWMHRLKIVGIDLRDPAQVLALADAVAADGPLDILINNAAQTVRRSTGAYKPLVDAELAPLPSGPLPELLTFGHTNDAHPLALAQSVSSHPILASAARTAEELTAEAMAAGSSSLERLAAGTAIDAGGLVPDENHVNSWTQHVDHVEPLEMLEVQLANMTAPFLLVSRLRPSMAASPARRTYVVNVSAMEGVFGRGYKGPGHPHTNMAKAALNMLTRTSAREMFEKDGILMTAVDTGWITDERPHFTKVRLAEEGFHAPLDLVDGAARVYDPIVRGEAGEDLFGIFLKDYRKSSW